Sequence from the Zeugodacus cucurbitae isolate PBARC_wt_2022May chromosome 2, idZeuCucr1.2, whole genome shotgun sequence genome:
gaaaaatatttgtgttaaattCTTCGTATCACTTTATTAAAGTGGAGTGTGAATGCAGCTAAAATATCGGAAATtcctttgttattttttgtaccTAACACGTTGGTACAGCGTGGTTATTTGCGCCCCATGCGCTTTCAAACAGCGGGATCTATTTTAGCCGGCAGCCTAGCACTTCGATATGGATGGGCTATAAATTTGGGTGGGGGATTTCATCATTGTTGTGCCTACAAAGGTGGTGGCTTCTGTCCCTATGCAGATATTACTTTGCTTATCAACAAAACATTGGAGGAAGAGCCAAATGTCGAGACAGCAATGATTGTGGACTTGGATGCACATCAGGGCAATGGACACGAACGTGATTTTTACGAGAATGAAAAGGTATTCATTTTGGATATGTACAACGCCTCAATATATCCGCGCGACCATGAAGCCAAATTGGCTATAAGTTGTGCGGTGGAGCTGAAACCTCGCACAGCGGATGAAACTTACCTGAAGAAATTGAAAAGGTAATAAGTTACATTAAATTGATAGTTTATCCATTTTAATTCGTCACTCTCATGTTGTCTTCTCTTAAATtcgttttaaatgaattttaatttctaataaaatttaattcattatatTGCCATAGATCATTCAAATACGCTTTGAGTGAGTTCCGTCCCGACTTATTGGTGTATAATGCTGGTACGgatatacttttaggcgatcCTTTGGGACTTTTATCTATTACACcagaagtatgtatatgtaaactacatatatacatattttatttacatttgtaatGTTTTCTGTTGCTTATATCACTTTATGTAGGGTGTTATGGAACGTGATCAATTTGTGTTTGCTACATGTCGTGAAGAACGTATTCCAATAGTAATGTTGCTCAGTGGCGGTTATTTGAAGTCATCAGCTAAAGTTATTGCGGAATCGATTGTCAATCTTAAAACGAAAGGCTTGCTTGTCTACTAAATTCTTCATTTAAGTcttgtaatttaataaaatctgaAACAAAAGAACTGAAAATGTGACATTGAGCAATTGCAATTTGTAGTGCTTCGTTGAAATAGCATTAAcgcaaatgaaatataattatgcTTATGAAAATAGGGTTTCTTTAAGTAAATGGGTGTTAAAAATGTCCTTAGTAAGAAATTTAATTGTACGTATACAATTCTATAGatttgtgaaattaaatatacaaagcTACATATAATTCTATCTAAATTTGTGCTGTAATATTCAGATTCTCTtaacaaaatttggaaaagttaataataaaaaatttaataaataaaaaaaagtcaaattaaactttgtattattatttttttttttattctatacaCATTACCattataattattgaaaatggtGTCTAAGTTAAaagaaaaagttgaaataataataaataagaattcaTAAGTATACACGTAGGTACACATCCCCTGCCAAAACAATTCCCGGCGGTAACGGTATTATTAAAACACCAGAAGAGGTCGGTCGGTTCCAGTTCCTCCagtaaggcaacaacaacaacagcggcagctGGAACCAGAGTCTGATCAGAAGGGGAAAGGAGATAACTCGTCAAATCATACTAAGAAACCGTAGCAAAATCCGACTTGGAGACGAAAAAGGGCCACGATGCAGACCATGCTCTAAGTACTCTTCTAGGTCTGAACTAGTGGACAGACTCTCAAAATTAATATACCATTTGTTTTATCTGTGGAGGAAAAATCCGAAATCGAAGCGGTTCGTGAATGTGGACTGTTATACTTAGAAAATCTTACTACTTATTCCTGAAAAAGAAGGGCTCACTAAAGCGTAGAGAAAGTTTACAAAGAGCATAAagtatatgtatcagtggaaCTCTTAGAATAACGCCTGCCTGTATTTACTATCTATAGACCTATTATGTAAGCAATAGGCATCGAAATCGGTAAGTTGCAATAAGGGGCATTCTAATGTACTCTGCAAGTTCACGTTTCTACCAAATATAACGAACTTTTGTAATCGTTTGGAAGTAATTCTAATTTCTGACCTGAACATTGTCTTCACCTCTGGAGATAGAGGGAAAAGTGTGAGGTGGACAAATATTCAAACTATGCAAACGAGTGggggtattattttttttagaaaaattagataCCTGAATTGTGTTCCGGCTACCGGATCACAGCAATATCTTCCAAGCGGGGATTACTGCAATTAATGAGTGCTTTCTCGTTCTGTCAAACATACTGCTTacaacaagaaatatatttagaatcaCAAATAGCCAAGCGGTATAAAAATTACTGAATTACTCTTACGAACTTATGGAAGATAGTGAAATTATGCCTTAAGCTATTAGTGGTACTAACATTATATTTCACGATAAACCTCCAAGAATATAGGATATCTACGGAATATATAGAATATCTATAGGAGAATCTCGGTGAAAACCATCCTTGACTTGACATTGACAAACGTGGCATGAAGGAAATAAGAGCCACACATGTCGACTattgatattttaatacaatagaGGTAGTAAGAATTCTACCTCTATTGTATTAGCAGGTCACTGTCTGTTTGGAAGAAACACCAACATAATGGGTATGCCTTACAATAATTTCTGAAGAAGCTGCTAAGAAGTAGATGAAGATACTATATATAGCACATCTCCTATGCCGATAAAAGGATTTGTACAGGGAAATAATCAACTATTACAAAGAGCATAACAGGCacatctaacctaacctaagttgAAATTGACAATTAGCGACAATATTGGATCTTAAATAGTAGAtaattcgtttaaaaaaaatccaagaCACAAAGAATATTTCGTTCAGTtcataaaaattagtttggctttattttgtattctcatAAATTAGCAGTTTACACATAATATTATTGTTCATACTAGAAACACATTGTATGCGCGTGTTAATGCATTTCCATGATAAAACTCTTTTCGAACTGTTTAAATGTTTAACTTTGTTTTATAttaccaataataaaataaggtgAGCAGTTGTGTATAGAGATGTCTTCTTATtgcattattgttttatttaagcgctaatatatgtatgtacatatgaattatttatttcgtcTTAATAGAgtagcatatacataaatataacctAATAATTATATCTTGagtatcaaatatataaatccGTTTGGGAAAATGGAAATTGCGTTAAGTGCATATTGTGTAGTACAAAGTTAACTAGTTATGAATTGGAATATCGTATTAACTTATAGATGTACATTTAGATGACAAAACAAACTTAAATGATTGTAAACTAATGGGACATACACCAAGTGCACACACGTGATAAAAAGTGCATTCACATAAGTAAGAATTTGTTtccaaaatatgtttacattaatttacttttcttaagaaaatattcattttagttTTCCTAAACTATGCTTTCACGCatataattaacaaaaactttaatttaatttaagaacaGCATAGCTTATCAGTTAGATTAATTACTTTAGATCTTcacgttttatttattatattttatgatatCATGGTTTCTCTTTCGGTAAAAATGTAACAACTTGGCAGCAGTCTTTTAGTATAGTATGTACGGCAACAGTAGTGTGCGTTTCAGTATGCATCAGCTTGTGTCGACGAGTTGTACGCATTTTGTTACCAATTAACGAGTGCTCTAGTGTATGCTGATGGTGAAATGCTCTAGCGGTTAATCGTAATAGACGGGACAATAGTGTAGAGGATTTGTGATGATGGTTATGAGTAGactttacattaattatttttttatcgacATTTCATATTAAGcatatgcataaataatttgaattagaGAGACGGTCTTGTCATTTATGTTTACATGTTTACGACGAATTGCTTTTGCGTTTGTTTTGGTTATTAACACGCAGTCGGAGCCGTTAACCTAGAAAAAGGCAAAGAGTATTATAAATCTGTTAACAATCAAATTTGAGTTAATAActtatttcaaacaaattattatacACAATGTAATCCAGCTTTGATGACGTTTGTTGTACAATTAAACACATTTGCAATAACTCAATCACCATGcaatcaattcaaaataaatacgcaTACGTACAATACATGTAATATCATAAATCAGACATAATGGAATAGATAAATTCGTTACTGATATACGGGAATGCTTTCAAATTCGAACGGTTTGACAAATTGGAAATACTCTATGTACAGATGCAAGatacaattttcattaataatttatgatttgtaAAAAGTAAACATGCCACATAAGCCATTATACCCAAGATCCTATGTAGGGTTACTTACGCATCGGAACTTGTTGTGGCGCCTTCGAAAAGCACTTCTGTGCGACTGCTAATAATGTAGactaaacaaaatgaaatgatcAACACAACAATGCCAATGGAGAGTGTGACGAGCTCGTGTACTCTTGATGGCCGTAGGAACATACGCGCTTTGAGACTGGACCAGGTTGATTCGGTCCATGTTGAGTATTGGCCCGATTTCCAGTCGTAACCTAGCAAGACAGacgaatattttaattaaaaaaatgattgcGG
This genomic interval carries:
- the LOC105212352 gene encoding histone deacetylase 11 isoform X2 encodes the protein MKRFTEKVHHEQQKEAVWVMREKDDEQSEQVGKRKSDEEQEDDSLKTPIVYSSRYGVRFCGMEKLHPFDAAKGAHVLKFLLKNEIFRHGRFYEPSEITKAELQKVHTRKYLRSLKRGYLRPMRFQTAGSILAGSLALRYGWAINLGGGFHHCCAYKGGGFCPYADITLLINKTLEEEPNVETAMIVDLDAHQGNGHERDFYENEKVFILDMYNASIYPRDHEAKLAISCAVELKPRTADETYLKKLKRSFKYALSEFRPDLLVYNAGTDILLGDPLGLLSITPEGVMERDQFVFATCREERIPIVMLLSGGYLKSSAKVIAESIVNLKTKGLLVY
- the LOC105212352 gene encoding histone deacetylase 11 isoform X1; this encodes MKRFTEKVHHEQQKEAVWVMREKDDEQSEQVGKRKSDEEQEDDSLKTPIVYSSRYGVRFCGMEKLHPFDAAKGAHVLKFLLKNEIFRHGRFYEPSEITKAELQKVHTRKYLRSLKWSVNAAKISEIPLLFFVPNTLVQRGYLRPMRFQTAGSILAGSLALRYGWAINLGGGFHHCCAYKGGGFCPYADITLLINKTLEEEPNVETAMIVDLDAHQGNGHERDFYENEKVFILDMYNASIYPRDHEAKLAISCAVELKPRTADETYLKKLKRSFKYALSEFRPDLLVYNAGTDILLGDPLGLLSITPEGVMERDQFVFATCREERIPIVMLLSGGYLKSSAKVIAESIVNLKTKGLLVY